A region of Massilia sp. WG5 DNA encodes the following proteins:
- a CDS encoding aspartate aminotransferase family protein, translating to MTITSLVDLDRQHLIHPVTNFHAHQQRGVTILASGKGAYLTDADGNELLDAFSGLWCVNTGYGQESIVRVAAEQMQRLPYATGYFSFGSEPAIRLAARLVELAPASLRHVYFTQGGSDAVDAAIRYITYYSNAIGKPSKKHFISLERGYHGSSTTGAGLTALAVFHRHFDLPRANHHYIPSSYPYRNPVGNDDQAVIAGSVAALRAKVEELGADNVAAFFCEPVQGSGGVIVPPRGWLKAMADACRELDILFVVDEVITGFGRTGPLFACEAEGVEPDLMTVAKGLTAGYSPMGALLFSDAIFQAIADAAGPDVAVGHGQTYSAHPVSAAIGLEVLRLYHEGGLLANGVAQEPHFAGGLRALLAHPLVGDARSRGLLGALELVADKDAKSPFPVSLKLSERIAAAAYRNRLVFRAFGDNILGFAPALCYTADEFALLFARLKATLDEVLDQPEVRAVVR from the coding sequence ATGACCATCACCTCGCTCGTCGATCTCGATCGCCAACACCTGATCCATCCCGTCACCAATTTCCACGCTCACCAGCAACGCGGCGTGACCATCCTGGCCTCCGGCAAGGGCGCCTATCTCACCGATGCCGACGGCAACGAACTGCTCGACGCCTTTTCCGGCCTCTGGTGCGTGAACACCGGCTACGGCCAGGAGAGCATCGTACGCGTCGCCGCCGAGCAGATGCAGCGCCTGCCCTACGCCACCGGCTATTTCAGCTTCGGCAGCGAGCCGGCGATCCGCCTGGCCGCGCGCCTGGTGGAACTGGCGCCGGCCTCGCTGCGCCACGTCTACTTCACCCAGGGCGGCTCGGACGCGGTCGATGCCGCGATCCGCTACATCACGTATTACAGCAATGCGATCGGCAAGCCGTCCAAGAAGCATTTCATCTCCCTCGAGCGCGGCTACCACGGCTCCTCGACCACCGGCGCCGGCCTGACCGCGCTGGCCGTGTTCCACCGCCACTTCGACCTGCCGCGCGCGAACCATCACTACATTCCCTCTTCCTACCCCTACCGCAACCCGGTCGGCAACGACGACCAGGCCGTCATCGCGGGCTCGGTCGCGGCGCTGCGCGCCAAGGTCGAGGAACTGGGCGCCGACAACGTGGCGGCCTTCTTCTGCGAACCGGTCCAGGGTTCGGGCGGCGTGATCGTGCCGCCGCGGGGCTGGCTCAAGGCGATGGCCGATGCCTGCCGCGAGCTGGACATCCTGTTCGTGGTCGACGAGGTGATCACCGGCTTCGGCCGCACCGGCCCGCTGTTCGCCTGCGAGGCGGAAGGCGTCGAGCCGGACCTGATGACGGTGGCCAAGGGCCTGACCGCCGGCTATTCGCCGATGGGCGCGCTGCTCTTTTCGGACGCGATCTTCCAGGCCATCGCCGACGCCGCCGGTCCCGACGTCGCGGTCGGGCACGGCCAGACCTATTCGGCGCATCCGGTCAGCGCGGCCATCGGCCTGGAAGTGCTGCGCCTGTACCACGAAGGCGGCCTGCTGGCCAACGGCGTGGCGCAGGAACCGCACTTCGCGGGCGGCCTGCGCGCATTGCTCGCCCATCCGCTGGTGGGCGACGCCCGCAGCCGCGGCCTGCTGGGCGCGCTCGAACTGGTCGCCGACAAGGATGCCAAGTCGCCGTTCCCGGTGTCCCTGAAGCTGAGCGAACGGATCGCCGCCGCGGCCTACCGCAACCGTCTCGTGTTCCGCGCCTTCGGCGACAACATCCTCGGCTTCGCGCCGGCACTGTGCTACACGGCCGACGAATTCGCGCTGCTGTTCGCGAGGTTGAAGGCAACCCTCGACGAGGTGCTCGACCAGCCCGAGGTACGCGCCGTGGTGCGCTGA
- the copC gene encoding copper homeostasis periplasmic binding protein CopC — MSIKHVLAVTAFALASTVTASAFAHAKLQASDPQDGSTLASAPKQVRLKFNETLEPAFSKIQVAGPQNSEIPVGATAIDTADPSAMTATLPQLAAGDYRIRWTAMTHDGHKVKGEVAFKVK, encoded by the coding sequence ATGTCCATCAAACACGTCCTGGCGGTGACCGCCTTCGCCCTCGCAAGCACCGTGACCGCGTCCGCCTTCGCGCACGCCAAGCTGCAAGCCTCCGATCCGCAGGACGGCAGCACGCTCGCCAGTGCGCCGAAGCAGGTCCGCCTGAAATTCAACGAGACGCTCGAGCCGGCCTTCAGCAAGATCCAGGTGGCGGGGCCGCAGAACAGCGAGATCCCGGTCGGCGCGACGGCCATCGACACGGCCGATCCGAGCGCCATGACGGCCACGCTGCCGCAGCTGGCCGCCGGCGACTACCGGATCCGCTGGACCGCCATGACCCATGACGGTCACAAGGTGAAGGGCGAAGTCGCGTTCAAGGTCAAGTGA
- a CDS encoding copper-binding protein — MTRMFSLFSTITLSAGLALAGADAFAQAHDHGGHDAAPVATESDVASLSTGEVKKVDKDSGKLTIKHGPLANLDMPGMTMVFKVQDPAMLDKAKAGDQIRFRAERVNDVLTVTRLEAAN, encoded by the coding sequence ATGACTCGCATGTTTTCGCTGTTCAGCACCATCACCCTGTCCGCCGGCCTCGCGCTGGCGGGCGCCGACGCTTTCGCGCAGGCCCACGACCATGGCGGCCACGATGCCGCGCCTGTCGCGACCGAGAGCGATGTCGCATCCTTGTCCACGGGCGAGGTCAAGAAGGTCGACAAGGACAGCGGCAAGCTGACGATCAAGCACGGGCCGCTGGCCAACCTCGACATGCCGGGCATGACCATGGTGTTCAAGGTCCAGGACCCGGCGATGCTGGACAAGGCCAAGGCCGGCGACCAGATCCGCTTCCGTGCCGAGCGTGTCAACGACGTCCTCACCGTAACCCGGCTCGAAGCAGCCAACTGA
- a CDS encoding copper resistance D family protein yields MRLCTAVLNLAVAVLTGAGLSGLWLGRDGSSWAEARRQAVRSTAIAAAVAALAADLVLLWLESAAMAEVPLPDAGPATWTMLRSTHLGLAWAIGMAGLVVATAAACMEHGRRLGQAGLIMAGLAVFWYTRSMVSHASSEGDFSLPLLVDWAHQGLISLWVGEVILAGCVMLAEDTDMGAADRRARAAYVDSLSGSATLALAGIFVTGLYASWRDLGGFGNLLGNPYGNTLAAKLALVGVAVLLGGFNRFCVMPPWLARESAGHAAPVLLPARFRHVLWIEGLVLLAVVLAAAWLASTSPPGELPS; encoded by the coding sequence TTGCGGCTTTGCACTGCCGTGCTGAACCTGGCGGTGGCCGTGCTCACGGGGGCGGGCCTGTCCGGCCTGTGGCTCGGCCGCGACGGGTCCAGCTGGGCCGAGGCGCGCCGGCAGGCCGTCCGCAGTACCGCAATCGCCGCCGCCGTGGCGGCGCTGGCGGCCGACCTGGTGCTGCTGTGGCTCGAATCGGCGGCGATGGCCGAGGTCCCGCTGCCCGACGCGGGTCCCGCTACCTGGACCATGCTGCGCTCCACCCACCTCGGCCTGGCATGGGCCATCGGGATGGCCGGCCTGGTCGTGGCCACGGCCGCGGCATGCATGGAACACGGCCGCCGTCTGGGGCAGGCAGGCTTGATCATGGCCGGGCTGGCGGTGTTCTGGTACACCCGCAGCATGGTCAGCCACGCATCCAGCGAAGGCGATTTCAGCCTGCCCTTGCTGGTGGACTGGGCGCACCAGGGACTGATCAGCCTGTGGGTGGGCGAAGTCATCCTGGCCGGCTGCGTCATGCTGGCGGAGGATACCGACATGGGCGCGGCCGACAGGCGTGCGCGGGCCGCCTACGTCGATTCGCTGTCCGGCTCGGCAACGCTCGCGCTGGCCGGCATCTTCGTCACCGGCCTGTATGCGAGCTGGCGCGACCTCGGCGGATTCGGGAACCTGCTTGGCAACCCCTACGGCAACACGCTGGCGGCCAAGCTGGCGCTGGTCGGGGTCGCCGTGCTGCTGGGCGGCTTCAACCGCTTTTGCGTGATGCCGCCCTGGCTCGCGCGCGAATCCGCGGGTCATGCGGCGCCGGTGCTGCTGCCGGCGCGGTTCCGGCACGTGCTCTGGATCGAAGGGCTGGTCCTGCTGGCGGTCGTGCTGGCGGCGGCCTGGCTGGCATCGACCTCGCCGCCGGGCGAGCTTCCGTCCTAG
- a CDS encoding glyoxylate/hydroxypyruvate reductase A — MPRPIFLYKADPVRGAEWADGFARKAPELEFRQWPLDGDGDDARVRYLAAWEPPRDLARFPHLELVFSVGAGIDQFDFTRVPPQLPVVRMVEPGIVDGMVEYATLAVLALHRDWPVYREQQRAQRWMEHRVRTAASRRVGVLGLGMLGRAVLDKLRGFGFPCAGWSRSPHHIEGVECHAGLEALPAFLARTDILVCLLPLTAATRGILDARLFAGLPQGAALVNCGRGGHLVQEHLLAALDSGQLSAAVLDVCDPEPLPAGHPFWHHPRIVLTPHIASMTQPETAVDAVLDNIRRHRAGLTPTGLVERGRGY; from the coding sequence ATGCCGCGCCCGATCTTCCTGTACAAGGCCGACCCGGTCCGCGGCGCGGAATGGGCCGACGGCTTCGCGCGCAAGGCGCCGGAGCTGGAATTCCGCCAGTGGCCGCTGGACGGGGACGGAGACGACGCACGGGTGCGCTACCTGGCGGCGTGGGAGCCGCCCCGGGACCTGGCGCGCTTTCCACACCTCGAGCTGGTGTTCTCGGTCGGCGCCGGCATCGACCAGTTCGACTTCACGCGCGTGCCGCCGCAGCTGCCCGTGGTGCGCATGGTCGAGCCGGGCATCGTCGACGGCATGGTCGAATATGCCACGCTGGCGGTGCTGGCCCTGCACCGCGACTGGCCCGTCTACCGCGAGCAGCAGCGCGCGCAGCGGTGGATGGAACACCGCGTACGCACCGCCGCCAGCCGCCGCGTCGGCGTGCTCGGACTCGGTATGCTGGGCCGGGCCGTGCTGGACAAGCTGCGCGGCTTCGGCTTTCCCTGCGCCGGCTGGAGCCGCTCGCCGCACCACATCGAAGGTGTCGAATGCCATGCCGGACTGGAAGCGCTGCCGGCCTTCCTCGCGCGCACCGACATTCTGGTGTGCCTGCTGCCGCTGACCGCCGCCACGCGCGGCATCCTGGACGCGCGCCTGTTTGCCGGCCTGCCGCAGGGCGCGGCGCTGGTCAACTGCGGCCGTGGCGGCCACCTGGTGCAGGAGCACCTGCTGGCGGCGCTCGACAGCGGCCAGCTGTCGGCGGCCGTGCTCGATGTCTGCGATCCCGAGCCGCTGCCGGCCGGCCATCCGTTCTGGCACCATCCACGCATCGTCCTGACGCCGCACATCGCCAGCATGACCCAGCCGGAGACGGCGGTCGATGCCGTCCTCGACAACATCCGCCGGCATCGCGCCGGCCTGACGCCGACCGGCCTGGTCGAACGCGGCCGCGGTTATTGA
- a CDS encoding GNAT family N-acetyltransferase yields the protein MHKHDLEAAHRLSQSLRWPHRLQDWEFIYRLGVGFVAESDDTVVGTIMCWSHGTEFASIGMVIVGPDWQGRGIGRKLMAMAMAELGKRNLLLHSTNAGEKLYRDLGFEQTGAICQHQGSVFGTKLMALPPGERIRPLGSREDAALATLGARATGMPRATVLAALREVAECVVIDRYDELIGYAMLRRFGLGYAIGPVVAPDIERAKALISHWTGTYAGAFVRIDVPASCGLGPWLDELGLLQVDTVATMVRGEAPLPDGTLRQFAIINQALG from the coding sequence ATGCACAAGCACGACCTCGAGGCGGCCCACCGCCTGTCGCAATCCCTGCGCTGGCCGCACCGGCTGCAGGACTGGGAATTCATCTACCGGCTGGGCGTGGGTTTCGTCGCCGAGTCCGACGACACCGTGGTCGGCACCATCATGTGCTGGAGCCATGGTACCGAGTTCGCCTCGATCGGCATGGTCATCGTCGGTCCGGACTGGCAGGGCCGGGGCATCGGCCGCAAGCTGATGGCGATGGCGATGGCAGAACTCGGCAAGCGCAACCTGCTCCTGCATTCGACCAATGCCGGCGAAAAGCTCTACCGGGACCTGGGTTTCGAACAGACCGGCGCGATCTGCCAGCACCAGGGCAGCGTGTTCGGCACCAAGCTGATGGCCCTGCCGCCCGGCGAACGGATCCGCCCCCTGGGCTCGCGCGAGGATGCCGCCCTGGCGACGCTGGGCGCACGCGCCACCGGCATGCCGCGCGCCACCGTGCTGGCCGCGCTGCGCGAAGTCGCCGAATGCGTGGTGATCGACCGCTACGACGAATTGATCGGCTACGCGATGCTGCGCCGTTTCGGCCTCGGCTACGCCATCGGTCCGGTGGTGGCGCCCGACATCGAGCGCGCCAAGGCCCTGATCAGCCACTGGACCGGGACCTATGCCGGCGCCTTCGTGCGCATCGACGTGCCGGCCAGCTGCGGCCTCGGCCCGTGGCTGGACGAACTGGGCCTGCTGCAGGTCGATACCGTGGCGACCATGGTGCGCGGCGAAGCGCCCCTGCCCGACGGCACGCTGCGCCAGTTCGCCATCATCAACCAGGCGCTGGGCTGA